The Chryseobacterium aureum genome contains a region encoding:
- the queA gene encoding tRNA preQ1(34) S-adenosylmethionine ribosyltransferase-isomerase QueA: protein MKTSDFNFDLPAELLAEHPSEHRDEARLMVLDRKTQTIEHKLFKDVVDYFDENDLFIFNNTKVFPARLYGNKEKTGAKIEVFLLRELDKETRVWDVLVDPARKIRIGNKLFFTEDESLVAEVIDNTTSRGRTLRFLFDGSYDEFRTKLKELGETPLPKYIKRAVEPEDAERYQTIYAKVEGAVAAPTAGLHFSKHLMKRLEIKGINFAEVTLHVGLGTFNPIEVEDLSKHKMESEEIIIDEKNAELINRAVESHRRVCAVGTTTMRALETSVSSNKKISAFNGWTNKFIYPPHDFGVATSMITNFHTPKSTLLMMIAAFAGRDFVMHAYEEAVKEKYKFYSYGDAMLIL from the coding sequence ATGAAAACATCAGATTTTAATTTTGATCTTCCTGCGGAATTATTAGCAGAACACCCATCTGAACACAGAGACGAAGCGAGACTAATGGTACTTGATAGAAAAACACAGACTATCGAGCACAAATTATTCAAGGATGTAGTGGATTATTTTGATGAAAATGATTTGTTCATCTTCAACAATACTAAAGTTTTCCCTGCACGTCTTTACGGAAATAAAGAAAAAACAGGGGCTAAAATTGAGGTTTTCTTATTAAGAGAACTTGATAAAGAGACCAGAGTTTGGGACGTTTTGGTAGATCCTGCAAGAAAAATCAGAATTGGTAACAAATTATTCTTCACAGAAGATGAGTCTTTGGTGGCTGAGGTTATTGATAACACTACTTCAAGAGGAAGAACATTAAGATTCTTATTCGACGGATCTTACGACGAATTCAGAACGAAACTAAAAGAATTGGGAGAAACTCCGCTTCCAAAATATATCAAAAGAGCAGTAGAGCCGGAAGATGCTGAAAGATATCAGACGATTTATGCCAAAGTGGAAGGAGCAGTAGCTGCCCCTACAGCAGGTCTTCACTTCTCTAAGCATTTGATGAAGAGATTGGAGATCAAAGGGATCAATTTTGCAGAAGTAACTCTTCACGTAGGATTAGGAACTTTCAACCCAATTGAGGTAGAAGATCTTTCTAAGCACAAAATGGAATCTGAAGAGATCATCATTGATGAGAAAAATGCTGAGCTGATCAACAGAGCAGTAGAATCTCACAGAAGAGTATGTGCAGTAGGGACTACTACCATGAGAGCTTTGGAAACTTCTGTTTCTTCAAACAAAAAGATTTCCGCTTTCAACGGATGGACTAATAAATTCATCTATCCGCCTCACGATTTTGGAGTGGCTACTTCAATGATTACCAACTTCCACACACCGAAGTCAACATTATTGATGATGATTGCTGCATTTGCTGGAAGAGATTTCGTAATGCATGCTTATGAAGAAGCCGTAAAAGAAAAGTATAAATTCTATTCTTACGGTGACGCAATGTTAATTCTATAA
- a CDS encoding AIM24 family protein: MSKYSIEAFINETKENPQQRDYFELETKHLLEINLNHQAVWTKKGSMVSYAGNINFERQGMLSGGIGNLLKKAISGEGASLMKAEGTGKLYVADSGKKVRILYLNNESVCVNGNDVLAHEQSVKSDITMLKSIAGMMSGGLFQVKLSGTGHIAITTHGDPLTLVVTPETPVFTDPNATVAWSGNLVPELKTNVSFKSLIGRGSGEEFQMKFSGHGWVLIQPYEEVYYMEK; this comes from the coding sequence ATGAGTAAATATTCAATTGAAGCATTTATCAACGAAACAAAAGAGAATCCGCAGCAGAGAGATTACTTTGAACTGGAAACAAAACATCTCCTTGAAATTAACCTTAATCATCAGGCAGTATGGACCAAAAAAGGGAGTATGGTGAGCTATGCGGGGAATATCAATTTTGAAAGACAGGGAATGCTTTCCGGAGGAATTGGAAATCTTTTGAAGAAAGCAATCAGCGGTGAAGGAGCCAGCCTGATGAAAGCAGAAGGCACCGGAAAACTCTATGTAGCTGATTCCGGAAAGAAAGTCCGTATTTTATACCTGAATAATGAATCTGTATGTGTAAACGGAAATGATGTCCTTGCCCACGAGCAAAGCGTAAAAAGCGATATTACCATGCTGAAAAGTATTGCAGGAATGATGTCCGGAGGTCTTTTTCAGGTAAAACTTTCAGGAACCGGACATATCGCCATTACCACACACGGTGATCCACTTACCTTAGTCGTAACGCCCGAAACTCCTGTTTTCACAGATCCTAATGCTACCGTTGCGTGGTCCGGAAACTTAGTCCCGGAGCTGAAAACCAATGTTTCATTCAAAAGCCTTATCGGCAGAGGAAGCGGCGAAGAATTCCAGATGAAATTCTCAGGACACGGATGGGTACTGATTCAGCCTTATGAAGAGGTGTATTATATGGAAAAATAA
- a CDS encoding M61 family metallopeptidase has product MNPFIKLFFVIIMLPHVMIAQTSKKNYEYTIDLLHMSDDEVRVSFSPPKNNLKQGKFIIPKLVPGFYQAMNFGQYVSDFTATDKNGKKVKTERLDTNSWMVHDLNHVRKISYQVADGWDSLEKESHEARSAGSMFIKDSVFVINYNSLVGYFEEMKDIPYQITITKNKGFYASSALDYKQKNKNTDKVWAKDYRELVDSPVLYAVPDTTWLKIGHTKVLVSFYNKKERNYSKTIAREIENILKNQQDYLGGTLPVNKYAFLIYYESSHENGYLGDGLEHSHSTVCLYRSGDMKFIPHALNRVASHEFFHVVTPLNIHSGEIQHYDFLNPVMSEHLWLYEGMTEYATIHMPIKQKMISLEDFEKSLEEKIKGMKSFDNTLSFTEMSKKSMERQDQYMNFYMKGALLGLCLDIRLRELSNGKTGTQDLMQMLMKKYGAGKYFNDDELFDEITKMTFPEIRAFFRDYIEGTQPIPLKEYLEKAGFNYDEATGKVTSLPNPDAKQMALRKAWVNQ; this is encoded by the coding sequence ATGAACCCTTTCATCAAGTTATTTTTTGTAATCATAATGTTACCCCATGTAATGATTGCCCAGACTTCAAAGAAAAATTACGAATACACCATCGATCTTCTTCACATGTCTGATGATGAAGTACGGGTCTCTTTTTCGCCTCCTAAGAATAATCTAAAGCAGGGCAAATTTATCATTCCCAAACTGGTACCCGGATTTTATCAGGCTATGAATTTCGGACAGTATGTTTCTGATTTCACAGCTACCGATAAAAACGGCAAAAAAGTAAAAACCGAACGCCTTGATACCAACAGCTGGATGGTGCACGATCTTAATCATGTCAGGAAAATATCTTATCAGGTAGCGGATGGCTGGGATTCTCTGGAAAAAGAATCTCATGAAGCCCGATCTGCCGGCAGTATGTTTATCAAAGACAGTGTTTTTGTGATCAATTATAACTCTTTAGTAGGATATTTTGAAGAAATGAAAGATATTCCTTACCAGATTACCATTACAAAGAATAAGGGTTTCTATGCTTCATCCGCTTTGGATTATAAACAGAAAAATAAAAATACGGATAAGGTGTGGGCAAAGGATTACCGGGAACTGGTAGATTCTCCTGTCCTATACGCTGTTCCGGATACTACCTGGCTGAAAATAGGCCATACTAAGGTGTTGGTATCATTTTATAACAAAAAAGAAAGGAATTATTCTAAAACCATTGCCCGCGAAATAGAAAACATTCTGAAAAATCAGCAGGATTATCTTGGCGGAACCTTACCCGTCAACAAATATGCTTTTCTGATTTATTATGAATCTTCCCATGAGAACGGATATCTGGGAGACGGCCTGGAACACTCTCACTCTACAGTGTGCCTGTACCGTTCCGGAGATATGAAATTTATTCCGCATGCTTTAAACAGGGTTGCTTCCCATGAGTTTTTCCATGTGGTTACACCGCTCAATATTCATTCGGGAGAAATTCAGCACTATGATTTCCTGAATCCCGTTATGTCTGAACATCTTTGGCTGTACGAAGGAATGACTGAGTATGCCACCATCCATATGCCCATTAAGCAAAAAATGATCAGTCTGGAAGATTTTGAAAAAAGCCTGGAAGAAAAAATCAAAGGCATGAAAAGTTTTGACAACACGCTGTCCTTTACGGAAATGAGCAAAAAATCTATGGAAAGGCAGGATCAGTATATGAATTTCTATATGAAAGGAGCATTGCTTGGTCTGTGCCTGGATATAAGATTAAGAGAACTTTCTAACGGAAAAACGGGAACTCAGGATCTGATGCAAATGCTTATGAAAAAGTATGGAGCAGGTAAATATTTCAATGATGATGAGCTGTTTGACGAAATTACCAAAATGACCTTTCCGGAGATCCGTGCGTTTTTCAGAGATTATATTGAGGGTACCCAACCCATTCCTCTAAAAGAATATTTAGAAAAAGCAGGTTTCAATTATGATGAAGCTACCGGAAAGGTGACTTCTCTACCCAACCCGGATGCAAAGCAAATGGCTTTAAGAAAAGCATGGGTTAATCAGTAG